GAATCAACCTATTCTCATCCAACCTCACCTTACAATGGATAGAGCAGCACAGCTTTTAGATGAGAGAAATGTTACTGGATTAATTGTGAATGATGAACAATTAAAAATGAAAGGAATCATTACAAATAAAGAAATATTAAGATATGTATCCCAGCCATCTTCCTCTAATCTCGTTTTAGACTGGATGAACAAGCAGCCTTATTATGTTGAAGCTGATGCGTTTGCTTTTGAAGCTCTTTCTTATATAAAAAATAAAGCAAATGAGTTTATTCCAGTTATTCATAATGGGAGTGCAATCGGAGTATTAACCAGTCGCTCATTCCTTAATCTTGAAAACTCCAGCTACTTAGATCTTACTTATAATGTGAAAAATTCAAGATCAATTGATTCTCTTTTACAGCAAGGATCTTTAGTAAATTCAACGTTGAAATCCTTTGTTCAAGAGCTTGTTGAAAAGGAGAGTTATGCTTATGAAGTATCTGAAGTAATTACAAATCATAATGATAATATCCATAGACAAATTATTAAACTAGCAGAAAATGAGATGAAAGCTGAGGGCTATGGAACTCCGCCAATTAACTATTGTTTTATCATTATGGGAAGTCAAGCACGACATGAACAAGGATTTCGCACAGACCAAGACAATGGTCTTATTTTAACCAATTATGATCACCTACCTAATCGTGCGAATATTGATGAGTATTTCAAAAAATTCACTCATAAGATTAATGAATATTTAAGTTTATCAGGTTTTCCTGAATGCACAGGTGGAATTATGGCAAAAGAGTCTAAATGGAGAAAATCTTTATCAGAATGGAAAAAAGAAATCCAAACATGGAAAGATGAACTTGATGCACAAGAAATTCAAAATTTCACGATGTTTTATGATTTCAGGCCTATTTTTGGTGATTTTTCTCTCGCTGAAGAAATAAGAGATTTTCTGACAAACAAAGCTAAAAAATCAAAAACCTTACAACAATTATTAATGAAGGATGCTCTTCGATTTAAGATTCCTGCACATCCTCTAGGTATTATTAATTTAAAGCAGAAGTATAAGAAAATAAATGTTAAAAAAACCGGTTTAACACAGATTATTTATTCAACAAGAATTAATGCCATTAAATACGGAATCAATGAAGTGAGTACGGTTAAACGACTTAATGAATTAAAGAAGATTCAAGCTATGCATCCGCGAGATGTTGAAAATGCAAAAACAGCACTTCACTATTTGCACTATTTTCGATTGCAACAAAACCTTAATCAGCTTGAGAACAACCAACAAGTTTCGAATGAAGTCAATGTGAATGAGCTTTCAAAAGAGGATCGAATAAAACTTAAGGAAGCACTGCAGGTTGCTCATCGCATGCAGCAAGTAACCAAGATTAGCTTTAATCGAAATCGGGTGGTGTAAAACAGATTGCCAGATGATATAAAAATATTAAAATATATATTTTGGGATCAATTATTTTTTAAACATCGCATGAACAAAATGATCCAGCTTCCAGAATACGATTATGCCGTTACTTCAATTGAACGCTTTGTAGAAAGTCAAAAAGGATTAATGAAAGAAGATTTACGCTCCTGTACATTTACAATTTTTGATTTAGAAACAACTGGTTTTTTCCCAAACATGGGTGATGAAATCATTTCTATCGGTGCGATCAAAGTCAAAAATTTTGAAATCCTGTATGATGAGGCGTTTTATACAATTATGAAACCAATCAACAAAATTCCGAAAACAGTGGAAGAACTAACAGGATTATCAGGAGAAATATTAGCTAAGGCTCAATCTTTTCCAGTTGGGATACGTAAATTTCTCGACTACTGTGAAGGAAGTATTTTGGTTGCCCACCCTGCTACATTTGATATCGAGTTTATGAAAACCGTTCTTAATCAATGGAATTTCCCAAACTTTTCAGTTGATTTTCTGGATTCCCATTTGATTGCAAATGACTTATATACAGGAGAAAGAAATTATTTAGATAATCTTGTAGAACGATTTAAAATATCCGAACGAGAACGTCATCATGCATTAAATGATGCTGTCATGACTGCAAATGTTTTTATCAAACTTCTACAGCAGTATGATCGGTCATTTATAAAAAATCCTAAACAACTATTAGATACAATCGAAGAAAACAGGATAATTAATGATGGTTTATCTTAAAGATGGCAACTAAAAAAGGTGTGACAAATTGTCACACCTTTTTGTTTATATTTTTTTGAAAATAGCAGCTTGAGACGTTATTTCTCCTGCTTGATAATTTGTAATATGAGAGAATTTGTACACGCATCCGAATCCATCAATATCGAATAATGTCATTTCCATAAAATCTTGTGGAAGTTCGTGTAAATGCTTCAAAAGAATTTCATTTTCTGTGTTGAAATGTAAATCCCCCTCCTGTAAGTAATGGACGAAAGGATTTGTTTCTAGACGTTTTTCTAATGGAATGTTATAAAAATTCATTTAAAGCACCTCACCTTTTAGTTTTCTTTGTTTTCTGTATTTTCTGATTATTTATATAATACAACAAAACTTCTCGTTTGAAAACTATTTTTTAAAAATTTTTATTATTTTTCTTGTCATATTATGACTATAGTAAAATCTTTATTTCCTACACTTTTATCTTGATCACATCCAGTTCCCTTTTCTCAAGTATACTAAACAAATGATACCAATTACCAAAGGGAATATTCGTGATAAAATGTGATGGAGGATGTGATGATTTTGAAGAAATTTAGAGGATTTTTTATTATATTACTATTATCATTGCCTATTCTTGCTAGTTTTACTACAGGCAGTACGGTTGGAGCCTATTCATCCTTTTTATCTCCAGAAGGTATTCATTTTGTTAGTTATTCCCGAGAATGGGACGAACATAAATTAGTAGAATTATATGAAGAACTTAAACAGAATAAGTACGGAGAAGAAATAAATAGGCTTCAAGAAATCAGGGTCGAAGCAGGAAGGCATTCCTCAGGAGATACAAAGGGCAGCTACCATGCGATATTAAAGACGATTATACTTTATCAAGGTGACAAGTATCTTGAACCTGCTGATTATCGCGAAACATTGTCACACGAATATGGCCATCATTTTGCTTATTATTATTTTCCTTCCCATCACCTCCCTTTTTCTAGATGGCAAAAGTTAAGAGGCATAAACGTTGGCCAGCTTCAATGGGATGCGTTTTGGAATTATGAAGAAAAAAATCATTCTTTCTATCCGCAAGAAATTATTGCAGATGATTATGTACTTTTATATGGTGCAACAAATCATGTTAGTCCAAATGATGTTTATAGTAATGAAGCTTTTTATCTGCGTACTCAGCATGAAAACCAACAACTTCCGAACGTGTTAGAAAATAAAGAACTTCTTGCTTACTTAGAAGAAGAAAGCGGAGTAGCTATTGATAAAAACCGTCTTATCCAAACCCCTTCCTTTACAATTATTGAAGATGACAAAATAAGCTTTTCTGTCACTGAAAAGTCTAATATTGCTTATAGATTAAATATTGAGCTTTTTAGTCCTTCTAACGAACAACAAACGCTAGAGCTCTATACAATTACAGATGATGAAGACAACGAGATCAATTTCTCTTTAAATGATGTTGGCTACGGTCACTTTTCAGATTATGAATCTGCCATAATATCAATTGATGTTGTCGATTTAACAACATCGATTGGATTTGAGACAAAGGAAACAACATTGAACTTTTAATATTAAAGAGAAAATGACAGATAATAAAGGGATAATAACGAGTTCCGTCTTTTATCCCAATTAATTAAATATGGTCTTATCACAGGCAGAATGTAGTGTTTTCTAAATTGAATAATGGTCCAGATTCATGAACTGGACCATTATTCTTATGTAAACAAAATTGTAATAAATTCACTTGTGTATCGTTTTCTAGTGAAAATGTGAAATATGCATTCGCAAACCAGAAATGTGTATGCTTTTGCATAGGTAGACAGCTTTAAACCATTCGCATAATCCAATAAATGTATAAAATGATATTAAAAGTGGTCGTAATTGTAATTTTCATCCATTTACGTATCGTTTTCTAGTGAAAATGTACAAAATACATTCACAAACCATAAATGTGTATGCTTTTACATAGGTGGACAGCTTTAAACTATTCTTAAAATCCAATAAATGGTAAATGGGATATCGGCAGTGGCCCTAATTGTTTTTTTCATTGTGTATCGTTTTCTAGTAATAAGCTAAAATGACCATCAAAACAGTGTTCAATTTGATGGTCACCTTGAATAATACTTTTAAAGTTTTTGAAAATTAACCGAACCCTTTAAATACATACACAATCCTTTTCCTATTTCCTCTCATATAAAACAGTTAAGCTAATCAATGTGACAAGTATAGTTGCTCCCATATCTGAAAGGATTGCAATCCATAGTGTTAGTAAGCCAGGAATGGTTAACAATAAGGCAATTAGCTTCAATCCAAGTGCAAGGGTAATATTAAGCTTAATAATGGAATTCACTTTCTTCGCTGATTTAATAGCTGAAGGTAATTTTCCAAGATGGTCCTGCATTAATACAATATCAGCTGTTTCAATCGCACTATCTGTTCCTTTTCCCATTGCAATTCCTAAGTCTGCTGTTGCAAGTGCTGGTGCATCATTAATTCCATCACCAATCATTGCAACCTTCTTGCCTTGAGATAGCTCTTTTACTTTTTCAACTTTCTCATCTGGCAACAAGCCAGCGAAATATGAAGTTAATCCAACTTTGGATGCTACTTTCTTTGCGGTGCTTTCATGATCACCAGTTAACATCACTGTCTTTTGGATTCCTGCTTCATGTAAAGCCTTCATAACGTCCGCACTTTCTTCTCTTATTTCATCTGAGATCCCCATGATTCCAAGTACATTTTCAGAAGTAGCTAATATAACTAATGTCATGCCAGATTGTTTATATTGTTGTATTTGTGCTTTTATTTCTTCCTCTATTTGCACATCTTTCATATGTGCTTCGTTACCGAGAAAGTAAGTCACACCATCAATTTTTGCAACAATGCCACTTCCTGAAACTGTTTTTATTTCTTCTGGTTCAATTAAAGTAAATCCTTCAGCTTTTCTGAGCACTGCTTTTGCAATCGGATGTGATGAGCTTTTTTCAATCGAAGCTGCAATTTGTAAAAACTTCGGATCATATTCTACATAATTCTCAACAAATGGCTGTCCCTTTGTAAGTGTACCTGTTTTATCAAAGGCCACCGTATGGATTTTACCTAATTGCTCTAAGAATACTCCGCCTTTTACAAGTATTCCATTGCGGGCATTTTTTGTAATACCAGACACAATAGCGATTGGTGAAGATAGAACTAAAGCACATGGACAACCTACAATTAATACAGCTAACCCTTGATAAAACCACTCTCCCCAGCTACCGCCAAAAACCAATGGTGGGATTAGCATAACAATGGCAGAAATGATCATAATTAATGGCGTATAATATTTGGCGAACTTATTTATAAACAATTCTGTTGGTGTTTTTGTTTCTTGAGCTTCTTCTACTAAATGAAGAATTTTTGCTAAAGACGATTCTTCATATGCTTTAGTGATTTTTATTTTTAGTACACCTTCATTGTTAATACTTCCACCATAAACCGGTTCATCTTTTTCTTTTTCAACTGGCATGCTCTCACCTGTTATGGCTGCTTCGTTTACAGAGCTTTTTCCTTCCAAAACTAAACCATCCGAAGGAATTTTTTCACCGGAACGAACTAATACAATTTGATTTGTTTTTAAGGATGAAATCTTGACTATTTTTTCTTGACCATTATCAAGTACTGTAGCTTCCTTTGGTGCAATTGCTAGCAGTTTTTCCATTGAATTTCTCGCTTTTTGCATACCCAAGCCCTCTAGGTATTCATTTAATCCAAAAAGGATTGCAACTAAGGCGCCTTCTTTCCATTCTCCAATACCTAATGCACCAATTAAGGCAATGGTCATTAACGTTTCAATATTAAATTTTAATTTAAATAGATTTTTCAATCCCTTGATAAAGGTTTGATATCCACTTAAAACGGTTGCTGCAAGAAAAAGTCCGATTGCAATATATTCATTAAAAAAGATATCGGTTAGAATCCCTGCAATATAGAAAATAGCTGATAAGGATAAAAGGACAATCCAATTTATCCCTGTAGGATGATGATGGTCATGATCATGCTGCTCATGCTCGTCAGCTTCTATATATGCCCCATCTGAAGATAAAATCCTTTTTACTTTTTCAATGTCAACATTACTTTCTAGTTTAAGCTTACCTGTGTTATAGCTTAAAGATGCTGTTTGTCCTGACGGCAATTTATTTATTTCTTCCTGTAATTCTCTAGTACAGTTTGCACATGTTAATCCTTTAACTTTATATTCTTCCATTGTGCTCAACTCCAACATAAATACTTAATGATGCTGTGCATGGTTAATTGTTTGTTGCAAGACATTCATTACGTGATTATCATCAGGCGAATAATATAATGTTGTCCCTTCCCTTCTATACTTAACCAAACGTAGATTCTTCAAAAATCTTAATTGATGTGAAACTGTTGACTGAAGCAAAGATAACTTTTCAGCAATTTCATTCACTGAGTGTTCACTTTGCGAGAGCAAGTGTAAGATTTTAATTCTGGTTGGATCACCTAATGCTTTAAACGTCTGAGAAACGATAAATAATGTTTCTTCATCTAATTGCTCTTGCGGTTCCTTTTTACCTGATTCTTCCATGATCAACACCTCTTACTCTTTAGTATATATTAAAATATGTATATATGTTCATATTATCTAACTAAATAATAAAAAAATAATTGGCTCTTGTCAATCCTAGCCAATTAATAAAAAAACGTTTACTAAGAAAATACCGGTTAATAAACTAAGCCAATGATAAAAACGATTTCCCTTCTCATTTGATGTAAGAAATAATTCAACAATCGAAATATATAACATTGTACTAATAGCTACAC
This genomic stretch from Metabacillus sp. B2-18 harbors:
- a CDS encoding DUF294 nucleotidyltransferase-like domain-containing protein — its product is MVYTELKHLLKDYYPFTLLTDFQLQEMTDKATQATFAQNEFIFHEHERADHIDIFFLVSGLAKNILHQTNGKQLSLRYYYPGDIIGLMVMFTSGELEFSVQALEDCTVFKLNKRHFFEIMTRNNDFSKVIWESIGERTKSLYDEMKNKATHDDDENVHLLKTRVKTLMNQPILIQPHLTMDRAAQLLDERNVTGLIVNDEQLKMKGIITNKEILRYVSQPSSSNLVLDWMNKQPYYVEADAFAFEALSYIKNKANEFIPVIHNGSAIGVLTSRSFLNLENSSYLDLTYNVKNSRSIDSLLQQGSLVNSTLKSFVQELVEKESYAYEVSEVITNHNDNIHRQIIKLAENEMKAEGYGTPPINYCFIIMGSQARHEQGFRTDQDNGLILTNYDHLPNRANIDEYFKKFTHKINEYLSLSGFPECTGGIMAKESKWRKSLSEWKKEIQTWKDELDAQEIQNFTMFYDFRPIFGDFSLAEEIRDFLTNKAKKSKTLQQLLMKDALRFKIPAHPLGIINLKQKYKKINVKKTGLTQIIYSTRINAIKYGINEVSTVKRLNELKKIQAMHPRDVENAKTALHYLHYFRLQQNLNQLENNQQVSNEVNVNELSKEDRIKLKEALQVAHRMQQVTKISFNRNRVV
- a CDS encoding heavy metal translocating P-type ATPase, with the protein product MEEYKVKGLTCANCTRELQEEINKLPSGQTASLSYNTGKLKLESNVDIEKVKRILSSDGAYIEADEHEQHDHDHHHPTGINWIVLLSLSAIFYIAGILTDIFFNEYIAIGLFLAATVLSGYQTFIKGLKNLFKLKFNIETLMTIALIGALGIGEWKEGALVAILFGLNEYLEGLGMQKARNSMEKLLAIAPKEATVLDNGQEKIVKISSLKTNQIVLVRSGEKIPSDGLVLEGKSSVNEAAITGESMPVEKEKDEPVYGGSINNEGVLKIKITKAYEESSLAKILHLVEEAQETKTPTELFINKFAKYYTPLIMIISAIVMLIPPLVFGGSWGEWFYQGLAVLIVGCPCALVLSSPIAIVSGITKNARNGILVKGGVFLEQLGKIHTVAFDKTGTLTKGQPFVENYVEYDPKFLQIAASIEKSSSHPIAKAVLRKAEGFTLIEPEEIKTVSGSGIVAKIDGVTYFLGNEAHMKDVQIEEEIKAQIQQYKQSGMTLVILATSENVLGIMGISDEIREESADVMKALHEAGIQKTVMLTGDHESTAKKVASKVGLTSYFAGLLPDEKVEKVKELSQGKKVAMIGDGINDAPALATADLGIAMGKGTDSAIETADIVLMQDHLGKLPSAIKSAKKVNSIIKLNITLALGLKLIALLLTIPGLLTLWIAILSDMGATILVTLISLTVLYERK
- a CDS encoding ArsR/SmtB family transcription factor, giving the protein MEESGKKEPQEQLDEETLFIVSQTFKALGDPTRIKILHLLSQSEHSVNEIAEKLSLLQSTVSHQLRFLKNLRLVKYRREGTTLYYSPDDNHVMNVLQQTINHAQHH
- a CDS encoding 3'-5' exonuclease, which translates into the protein MPDDIKILKYIFWDQLFFKHRMNKMIQLPEYDYAVTSIERFVESQKGLMKEDLRSCTFTIFDLETTGFFPNMGDEIISIGAIKVKNFEILYDEAFYTIMKPINKIPKTVEELTGLSGEILAKAQSFPVGIRKFLDYCEGSILVAHPATFDIEFMKTVLNQWNFPNFSVDFLDSHLIANDLYTGERNYLDNLVERFKISERERHHALNDAVMTANVFIKLLQQYDRSFIKNPKQLLDTIEENRIINDGLS